A single genomic interval of Spirosoma linguale DSM 74 harbors:
- a CDS encoding conserved hypothetical protein (KEGG: scl:sce3586 hypothetical protein) gives MNRIGILFGQENTFPQAFVDRVNEKQSQFPAEFVSIDQVEQSVPTEYAVIIDRISQDVPFYKAFLKNAALTGTAVVNNPFWWSADEKFFNNALAVQLGVPVPKTILLPSKERPDDTNHNSFRNLKHMNWEGIFNHIGFPAFMKPHAGGGWKSVYKVDNPEQMFKAYDETGQLVMLYQEAIDFTDYFRCYCIGGKDVRIMPYEPRNPHHLRYAAEMKTTGDAGKKLLETMTDYVLKLNHGLGYDFNTVEFAVRDGIPIAIDFCNPAPDADIHSVGQENFEWVVEAAANMAIERAQRVKKGQDNLTWGSFVRNSVMHQPAESVGEVKSSKGQKTKEEPKAEKESKKEKPKKAKK, from the coding sequence ATGAATCGAATAGGAATTTTATTCGGCCAGGAAAACACCTTTCCACAGGCATTTGTCGACCGTGTTAATGAAAAACAAAGCCAGTTTCCTGCCGAGTTTGTCAGTATTGATCAGGTTGAGCAAAGTGTACCGACCGAATATGCGGTGATTATTGACCGGATTTCTCAGGATGTTCCTTTTTACAAAGCATTTCTAAAAAACGCAGCCCTCACGGGAACAGCCGTAGTCAATAACCCATTTTGGTGGAGTGCCGACGAGAAGTTTTTTAACAATGCGCTGGCGGTTCAATTAGGGGTTCCTGTTCCCAAAACCATCCTATTACCTTCCAAAGAACGCCCGGACGATACCAACCATAATTCATTCCGCAACCTGAAGCATATGAACTGGGAAGGTATTTTTAATCACATCGGCTTTCCTGCTTTTATGAAGCCTCATGCCGGTGGTGGTTGGAAGAGTGTATATAAAGTCGATAATCCAGAGCAGATGTTTAAAGCTTACGACGAAACTGGCCAACTGGTCATGCTCTATCAGGAAGCGATTGACTTTACCGACTACTTCCGTTGCTACTGTATTGGCGGGAAAGATGTGCGCATCATGCCCTATGAGCCACGGAATCCGCACCACCTGCGTTATGCAGCCGAAATGAAAACTACCGGCGATGCGGGAAAAAAATTGCTGGAAACCATGACCGATTACGTGCTGAAACTCAACCACGGTCTGGGTTACGATTTCAACACGGTTGAGTTTGCCGTGCGTGATGGCATCCCCATTGCCATCGACTTCTGTAATCCCGCCCCCGATGCCGATATTCACTCAGTAGGACAGGAGAACTTCGAGTGGGTGGTTGAAGCAGCTGCCAACATGGCCATTGAGCGAGCCCAGCGCGTGAAAAAAGGACAGGATAATCTGACCTGGGGTTCGTTTGTGCGTAATTCGGTAATGCACCAGCCTGCTGAGTCTGTTGGCGAAGTAAAATCGTCGAAGGGACAGAAAACAAAAGAAGAGCCTAAAGCGGAGAAGGAGTCGAAAAAGGAGAAGCCGAAGAAAGCAAAAAAATAA
- a CDS encoding putative esterase (PFAM: putative esterase~KEGG: mxa:MXAN_7021 putative esterase) encodes MQEDYRKWYSHHLGRDIEMLVYGNWGYPVVLFPTSMGHYYEYKDFGLTETARWFVETGKVKLYCIDSIDRDSWYAKHLHPGTRIWNHVLYDRFLHEELVPGIQRECNVQKIGVSGASFGGYHALNFAFRHPEQVGHLLTMGAAFNIRSFLSGYYDDNVYFNNPPDFMPNAQSNEFYNMNIVLGTSEYDFCKDDNYQMSSILSRKNIRHQLDVTPWGNHDWPVWKDQFPRYLSMI; translated from the coding sequence GTGCAGGAAGATTATCGTAAATGGTACTCGCACCATCTGGGCCGCGATATCGAGATGCTGGTTTATGGAAACTGGGGCTATCCGGTGGTTCTTTTTCCGACCTCTATGGGCCATTACTATGAGTATAAAGATTTTGGTTTAACGGAAACTGCCCGATGGTTTGTTGAAACGGGAAAAGTAAAATTATACTGCATCGACAGCATTGATCGCGACAGCTGGTATGCCAAGCACCTGCACCCCGGCACCCGGATATGGAACCACGTTTTATACGATCGTTTTCTACACGAAGAGCTGGTTCCGGGTATTCAACGAGAGTGCAACGTCCAGAAAATCGGCGTATCGGGAGCTTCCTTTGGGGGTTACCATGCGTTGAACTTTGCATTCCGGCATCCTGAGCAGGTAGGTCATCTGCTTACCATGGGCGCAGCGTTTAACATTCGATCGTTTCTGAGCGGATACTACGATGATAATGTATACTTCAACAATCCACCTGACTTTATGCCCAATGCTCAAAGTAATGAGTTCTACAATATGAACATTGTACTGGGCACGTCGGAGTATGATTTTTGCAAAGACGATAATTATCAGATGTCGAGTATTTTAAGCCGCAAGAACATCCGCCACCAACTCGACGTAACACCCTGGGGCAACCATGACTGGCCCGTCTGGAAAGATCAATTTCCACGTTATCTGAGCATGATTTAA
- a CDS encoding putative esterase (PFAM: putative esterase~KEGG: pat:Patl_2339 putative esterase) yields MADHLPAFNRIEPGIVTVRRDDSLHSVPLNRTVHLTVVLPPDYQQSTGAYPVLYLNDGQDLPRLKMTAVLDSLYQHNSIQPFVLVAIHAGDRIQEYGTAAQADYLHRGSKAGLYTDFVLTELLPYIKKQYRVSTEPSQSVFAGFSLGGLSAFDIVFHHPERFSRAGVFSGSFWWRSKSTADGYRDETDRIMHDLVRKGRYSDHLRFWFETGTEDETSDRNNNGIIDAIDDTIDLINELVRKGYDRSKDIRYVEINGGKHDQDTWSEIMPDFLTWAFPGK; encoded by the coding sequence ATGGCTGATCATTTACCGGCCTTTAACCGCATCGAACCCGGCATCGTAACGGTTCGGCGCGATGATTCTCTGCATTCTGTTCCCCTCAATCGAACAGTTCATTTAACGGTTGTTCTGCCACCCGATTATCAGCAGTCGACAGGGGCATACCCTGTTTTGTATCTGAATGATGGACAGGATTTGCCGCGCCTGAAAATGACGGCTGTGCTCGATTCGCTGTATCAGCATAACAGCATACAACCGTTCGTTCTTGTTGCCATTCATGCTGGTGATCGGATTCAGGAGTACGGCACCGCTGCGCAGGCTGATTACCTGCACCGGGGCAGTAAAGCAGGATTGTATACCGATTTTGTCCTGACAGAATTGCTGCCTTACATCAAAAAACAATACCGGGTAAGTACTGAACCGAGTCAATCGGTATTTGCCGGGTTTTCGCTGGGGGGCTTGTCGGCTTTCGATATCGTGTTTCATCATCCTGAGCGATTTAGCCGGGCCGGGGTTTTTTCGGGGTCGTTCTGGTGGCGTAGTAAAAGTACAGCTGATGGCTATCGTGATGAGACCGACCGCATCATGCACGACCTTGTTCGGAAAGGACGTTATAGCGATCACCTCCGGTTCTGGTTTGAAACCGGTACTGAAGATGAAACCAGCGACCGAAACAATAATGGGATTATTGATGCTATTGATGATACGATCGACCTTATTAATGAGTTGGTCAGAAAAGGATACGACCGGAGCAAAGACATTCGGTATGTGGAAATAAACGGGGGGAAGCACGATCAGGACACGTGGAGTGAAATTATGCCTGATTTCCTGACCTGGGCGTTTCCCGGTAAGTAA
- a CDS encoding glycoside hydrolase family 16 (PFAM: glycoside hydrolase family 16~KEGG: cja:CJA_2759 beta glucanase, putative, glu16F) — MKTLIVMKVVALVVLLACKSPDVSFLAGTPPAAGVRKLVWSDEFNKSGLPDSTKWGYEVGGNGWGNNELQFYTARRSENARVENGKLIIEARKEAYQGRNYTSARLLTQNKSTWTYGRIEAMAKLPKGVGTWPAVWMLGKNISTAGWPKSGEIDIMEHVGFDEGVIHGTVHTEAYNHGKKTEKGAAITLQDVTTTFHLYAIEWTADKIDFFVDDRKYYTVEKSVLGNSESQWPFEQPFFLILNVAVGGNWGGQKGVDETIWPQRMEVDYVRVYQ, encoded by the coding sequence ATGAAAACGCTGATCGTTATGAAGGTGGTTGCACTGGTTGTGCTGCTTGCCTGTAAAAGTCCCGATGTCTCCTTCCTGGCGGGTACGCCACCTGCTGCTGGTGTACGCAAACTGGTCTGGTCCGATGAGTTTAATAAATCAGGGTTACCCGACTCAACCAAATGGGGATACGAGGTGGGTGGAAACGGCTGGGGTAATAACGAACTTCAGTTTTACACAGCCCGGCGTTCAGAAAATGCCCGGGTCGAAAACGGGAAGCTTATCATCGAGGCCCGTAAGGAAGCTTACCAGGGCAGAAATTACACTTCTGCCCGCTTACTGACGCAGAACAAATCGACCTGGACGTATGGCCGAATTGAAGCCATGGCCAAACTGCCAAAGGGCGTAGGTACGTGGCCGGCTGTTTGGATGCTCGGTAAAAATATCTCAACTGCGGGCTGGCCTAAAAGTGGCGAAATTGACATAATGGAACACGTTGGATTCGACGAGGGTGTCATTCATGGAACGGTTCATACCGAAGCGTACAACCACGGCAAAAAGACGGAGAAAGGAGCGGCTATTACCTTACAGGATGTAACAACTACTTTTCATTTATACGCCATTGAATGGACGGCTGACAAAATTGATTTTTTTGTCGATGACCGGAAGTATTATACCGTTGAAAAATCTGTTTTAGGAAACAGTGAATCGCAGTGGCCGTTTGAACAACCGTTTTTTCTGATTCTAAACGTAGCCGTTGGCGGTAACTGGGGTGGGCAGAAGGGCGTCGATGAAACGATCTGGCCACAACGTATGGAAGTCGATTATGTACGGGTGTATCAATAG
- a CDS encoding hypothetical protein (KEGG: xca:xccb100_4395 hypothetical protein), with translation MHRLLFTIFCCAFLANVHAQTTFSVSFPSTQSKTALDGRVLLILAKTNKPEPREQVSDAVETAQLFGVDINDLKPGQTTIVDASVFGYPRRSLKDLPSGDYYVQAVLHKYETFVRKDGHTVKLPMDRGEGQNWRTAPGNLFSKPQRISIKAGTKQSFAVVMDQVNPPLEEPKDTRFIKHIKIQSKRLTEFWGRPMYLGAHVLLPAGFDEHPEARYPICINHGHFPANFDGFSETPPPANMDTTDYVERFKIHGYKKIVAKEAYDFYKKWTSKDFPRMLIVEIQHANPYYDDSYAVNSENLGPYGDAIMYELLPEIEKRFRGIGQGWARFTYGGSTGGWEALAAQVFYPDEFNGCFAACPDPIAFDAYTVFNLYKDKNAYYAEGPFRRTPRPGQRNYLGQVKVTLEETNHRELALGTHSRSGDQFDIWEAVYSPVGPDGYPKRIWDKLTGEIDPKVAAYWREHYDLLHILRRDWKTLGPKVAGKIHIYCGDMDNYYLNNAVYLMEDFLKSVQNPSASSEVAYGDRAEHCWNGDPTQPNYISRLRYNTLYIDKIMKRIETSAPKGADLKSWRY, from the coding sequence ATGCATCGACTACTATTTACTATTTTTTGCTGTGCATTTTTAGCAAATGTACACGCCCAAACAACGTTCTCTGTCTCATTTCCGAGCACGCAGAGCAAAACGGCTCTCGACGGCCGAGTGTTGCTTATTCTGGCTAAAACCAATAAGCCGGAACCCCGTGAACAAGTAAGCGACGCCGTCGAAACAGCCCAGCTTTTCGGGGTAGATATAAATGACCTTAAGCCCGGCCAGACTACTATTGTTGATGCCAGCGTTTTTGGTTACCCCAGGCGCAGTCTCAAAGACCTACCATCCGGCGACTATTACGTACAGGCAGTCCTGCATAAATACGAGACCTTTGTCCGTAAAGATGGACATACGGTAAAGCTGCCGATGGACAGGGGAGAGGGCCAGAACTGGCGAACAGCGCCGGGTAATCTATTCAGCAAGCCGCAGCGAATCAGTATAAAAGCTGGTACGAAACAATCATTCGCGGTAGTGATGGATCAGGTAAACCCACCTTTGGAAGAGCCCAAAGACACCAGGTTTATCAAGCACATTAAAATACAAAGCAAACGCCTGACCGAGTTCTGGGGGCGTCCTATGTATCTTGGCGCCCATGTGTTGCTCCCCGCTGGTTTTGACGAACACCCCGAGGCTCGCTACCCAATCTGCATTAATCATGGACACTTTCCCGCCAATTTCGACGGGTTCAGCGAAACACCGCCCCCCGCCAACATGGATACGACGGACTACGTTGAACGGTTTAAGATCCACGGCTATAAAAAGATAGTGGCTAAGGAAGCGTACGACTTTTATAAAAAATGGACCAGTAAGGATTTCCCTCGGATGCTGATTGTCGAAATTCAGCACGCTAATCCGTATTACGATGACTCGTACGCCGTAAACTCCGAAAATCTTGGTCCCTATGGCGATGCGATCATGTATGAGTTACTGCCCGAAATAGAAAAACGCTTTCGGGGAATCGGGCAGGGGTGGGCCCGGTTTACCTATGGTGGGTCGACGGGTGGCTGGGAGGCCCTGGCAGCACAGGTTTTTTACCCGGATGAGTTTAATGGCTGTTTTGCCGCCTGTCCGGACCCCATTGCGTTCGATGCGTACACCGTTTTTAATCTGTATAAAGATAAAAATGCTTACTACGCTGAAGGCCCGTTTCGGCGGACGCCCCGCCCTGGTCAGCGAAATTACCTTGGGCAGGTGAAAGTAACCCTCGAAGAAACAAACCATCGCGAACTAGCTCTGGGTACTCATTCCCGTTCGGGAGATCAGTTCGATATTTGGGAGGCCGTTTATTCGCCGGTTGGCCCGGATGGCTATCCGAAGCGAATCTGGGACAAGCTGACGGGCGAAATAGACCCCAAAGTGGCTGCATACTGGCGTGAGCACTATGATTTACTCCACATACTCCGTCGCGACTGGAAAACCCTCGGCCCCAAAGTAGCGGGCAAAATTCACATCTACTGTGGCGACATGGACAATTATTACCTCAACAATGCGGTCTACTTAATGGAAGACTTTCTGAAAAGCGTTCAGAACCCATCTGCCAGCAGCGAAGTCGCCTACGGAGATCGGGCCGAACACTGCTGGAATGGCGACCCCACACAGCCGAACTACATTAGCCGACTGCGCTATAACACCCTATACATCGACAAAATCATGAAGCGAATCGAAACATCAGCACCCAAAGGTGCCGATCTGAAAAGTTGGCGATACTAA
- a CDS encoding hypothetical protein (KEGG: hypothetical protein) produces the protein MLLSERLHTFVALGDFLRSANAQPELTEIIQQAYYKNNWFTPENSQNALSAIANEFLTADKLSDWVNQYDIKLDEDPTQQARTVGVVMAGNIPAVGFHDMLCVLISGHKLLAKLSSQDFVLIHYLIQKLKEINPRFSDLIEEADRLNAAEAYIATGSNNTARYFEYYFAKKPNIIRKNRTSVGLLMGEENEDEFLKLGHDISDYYGLGCRNVSTILVPEGPNGEPYDFTPMLRTLEPQVSIYLNNHKYQNNYDYNKSIYLINAVPHLDNGYLLLTENDALVSPISVVYFQTYKTQADATAWLDNHAEQIQVVASAQGWYPRSVAFGQTQRPGLGDYADGVDTMEFLKELEVRSEK, from the coding sequence ATGCTTTTATCAGAACGACTGCATACGTTTGTTGCCCTGGGCGATTTTCTGCGCTCGGCCAATGCACAACCTGAACTTACTGAAATTATCCAGCAAGCCTATTACAAAAATAACTGGTTTACCCCCGAAAACTCCCAAAATGCCCTTAGTGCAATTGCCAATGAGTTTTTAACGGCCGATAAACTTTCGGACTGGGTAAACCAATATGACATTAAATTAGATGAAGATCCTACCCAACAGGCACGCACCGTAGGTGTTGTCATGGCTGGCAATATTCCAGCGGTTGGCTTTCACGATATGCTCTGTGTTCTGATTAGTGGCCATAAGCTATTGGCTAAGCTGAGCAGCCAGGATTTTGTACTTATCCATTATTTAATACAAAAATTAAAGGAGATCAACCCCCGATTTAGCGACCTAATCGAAGAAGCCGACCGACTTAATGCAGCCGAAGCTTACATCGCAACGGGAAGTAACAACACCGCTCGCTACTTCGAGTATTACTTTGCCAAAAAGCCGAACATCATTCGTAAGAATCGGACATCGGTTGGTTTGCTGATGGGCGAAGAAAATGAGGACGAGTTTTTAAAGCTCGGTCATGACATTTCCGACTATTATGGTCTGGGATGTCGGAATGTATCAACGATTCTGGTGCCGGAAGGCCCGAACGGCGAGCCTTACGATTTCACCCCTATGCTCCGTACACTGGAGCCACAGGTCTCTATCTACCTCAATAACCATAAGTACCAGAATAACTACGATTACAACAAATCGATTTATCTGATCAACGCGGTACCGCATCTGGATAATGGCTATTTGTTGCTGACCGAAAATGATGCTCTGGTCTCTCCTATTTCAGTCGTGTACTTCCAGACGTACAAAACACAGGCAGATGCTACGGCCTGGCTGGACAATCATGCTGAACAAATTCAGGTTGTTGCGTCAGCTCAGGGTTGGTATCCCCGTAGCGTAGCCTTCGGACAAACCCAACGCCCGGGCTTAGGCGACTACGCTGATGGTGTCGATACAATGGAATTCTTGAAGGAGTTAGAAGTGAGAAGTGAGAAGTGA
- a CDS encoding 4Fe-4S ferredoxin iron-sulfur binding domain protein (PFAM: 4Fe-4S ferredoxin iron-sulfur binding domain protein~KEGG: ade:Adeh_1041 4Fe-4S ferredoxin, iron-sulfur binding protein) — protein MAIMITDECINCGACEPECPNTAIYEGGVEWTWGGGTELTEVDFGDGTVVSGKAPQAPVSNEFYYIVSDKCTECMGFHEEPQCAAVCPVDCCVPDPEHVEDEEILLAKKAWLHAEA, from the coding sequence ATGGCAATCATGATCACCGATGAGTGCATCAACTGTGGTGCCTGCGAACCCGAATGCCCCAACACAGCTATCTATGAAGGTGGCGTTGAATGGACCTGGGGTGGGGGAACCGAACTGACCGAAGTTGATTTTGGCGATGGCACGGTTGTGAGTGGTAAAGCACCACAAGCTCCCGTTTCCAACGAATTCTATTATATAGTATCCGATAAGTGCACGGAGTGCATGGGTTTCCATGAGGAGCCCCAGTGTGCTGCTGTTTGTCCGGTGGACTGCTGCGTACCTGACCCGGAACATGTCGAAGATGAAGAAATTTTGTTAGCCAAGAAAGCTTGGCTGCATGCCGAGGCATAA
- a CDS encoding hypothetical protein (KEGG: mxa:MXAN_0162 hypothetical protein) has product MKKVILLISSLFLGFTANAQDSTTVTPGKFTFSGYMDTYYFGNFNNPKSQSNLGLNGAGVGNARAFDQRAGQFGIGLVQAKAVYSASKVDAVMDLTFGPFSDLGNYGNYIGPLGPGSTSLAIKQAYITYKATDKLSFTAGQFGTHIGYEVIDAPVNYNYSLSNLFNNGPFYHIGLKAQYAFSDRASLMVGLVNNVDNLYDNNKKKGFISQLFFSPVSGWNVYLNAIVSNEASKEVGNVSADNANYQLFDLTTTYQVTSKFFLGLNAATGSQKGDYQGTGGPTTSKSWGGVAVYSNYAFTDKFGLGVRYETFDNKNGARALTDAAGNGASVNSITVTGNITAADGHLLLKPELRIDSYSANKFEKNDGSLTTSQATLGMAAIFKF; this is encoded by the coding sequence ATGAAAAAAGTAATTTTACTTATTAGTTCTTTGTTTTTGGGTTTTACCGCTAACGCGCAAGATTCCACCACCGTAACTCCAGGAAAATTCACCTTTTCGGGGTACATGGATACGTACTACTTTGGTAACTTCAACAACCCCAAAAGCCAGTCTAACCTAGGCTTGAACGGTGCGGGAGTTGGTAACGCACGGGCGTTTGATCAACGGGCGGGTCAGTTTGGCATTGGTCTGGTACAGGCGAAGGCAGTATACTCAGCCAGTAAGGTCGACGCTGTCATGGATTTGACGTTTGGGCCGTTTTCTGATCTGGGTAACTATGGAAACTACATCGGTCCCTTAGGGCCGGGGTCTACTTCCCTGGCAATCAAGCAGGCTTACATTACTTACAAAGCAACGGACAAACTGTCGTTTACGGCGGGTCAGTTTGGTACTCACATTGGCTACGAAGTAATTGATGCTCCGGTTAACTACAACTACTCGTTGTCTAACCTGTTCAACAACGGTCCTTTCTATCACATTGGTCTCAAAGCGCAGTATGCTTTCAGCGACCGGGCTTCGTTGATGGTAGGTTTAGTAAACAACGTAGATAATCTATACGATAACAACAAGAAGAAGGGCTTTATCAGCCAGTTGTTCTTTTCGCCGGTTTCGGGCTGGAACGTGTATTTGAACGCTATCGTATCGAACGAAGCATCGAAAGAAGTTGGAAATGTGTCGGCTGATAATGCTAATTATCAACTGTTCGATCTGACTACAACGTATCAGGTTACATCGAAGTTTTTCTTAGGCCTTAATGCCGCTACAGGCTCACAAAAAGGAGATTATCAGGGAACAGGCGGTCCAACCACGTCTAAAAGCTGGGGCGGTGTAGCTGTATATTCTAATTATGCTTTCACCGACAAATTTGGCCTGGGCGTACGTTACGAGACGTTTGACAACAAGAATGGTGCTCGTGCCCTGACCGATGCTGCCGGAAATGGTGCCAGTGTAAACTCGATCACCGTAACGGGGAACATCACTGCTGCCGATGGGCACCTTCTCCTCAAACCCGAACTGCGAATTGATAGCTACTCGGCCAATAAATTTGAGAAGAACGATGGTTCGCTGACAACCTCACAGGCGACGCTAGGCATGGCCGCTATCTTTAAGTTCTAG
- a CDS encoding ammonium transporter (TIGRFAM: ammonium transporter~PFAM: ammonium transporter~KEGG: mxa:MXAN_6181 ammonium transporter), with product MQKPNYIPLAILLIISLVAVFVPAVPTQIVTEGINSGDTAWMLVATALVLLMTPGLAYFYGGMVNNKNVISTMLQSFVAMGVISILWVVVGFSLAFGTSIGGFVGNPMDHFMFKGVLDGKPWSLAASIPLVVFAFFQLKFAVITPALVTGSMAERINFRSYVLFMILFSLLVYAPLAHMTWHPDGILFKMGVLDFAGGTVVHMSAGWAALAGALYLKRRKSHLEASYFPPANIPFVLLGTGLLWFGWFGFNAGSAVAASPLAASAFATTNTAAASAGLAWVLFDAAKGKKVSALGFCIGAVVGLVAITPAAGFVTIPTAIFIGTIASIISNYVAHLRSKSTLDDTLDVFPCHGVGGMVGMVMTGIFASKGINSAVVDEGLAFGQTKLFITHMIALIGVSVFAFVMSYALLKITDLILPLRVTEEDEKLGLDVSQHDEFLIEA from the coding sequence ATGCAAAAGCCCAATTACATTCCTCTCGCCATATTGCTGATTATCAGTTTAGTGGCTGTTTTTGTGCCCGCCGTTCCGACACAAATTGTTACGGAAGGGATAAATTCCGGTGATACCGCCTGGATGCTTGTTGCCACTGCGCTCGTTTTGTTAATGACACCCGGTCTGGCGTATTTCTACGGCGGCATGGTAAACAACAAGAACGTTATTTCGACCATGCTGCAAAGCTTTGTAGCTATGGGTGTTATCAGCATTTTGTGGGTTGTAGTTGGTTTTAGTCTTGCATTTGGTACCTCAATTGGTGGCTTTGTGGGTAACCCAATGGACCACTTCATGTTCAAAGGGGTATTGGATGGCAAACCCTGGTCGTTGGCGGCTTCTATCCCGTTAGTCGTCTTTGCTTTCTTTCAGCTTAAGTTCGCCGTTATTACTCCCGCTCTTGTTACGGGTTCCATGGCCGAGCGTATCAACTTCCGTTCGTACGTTCTGTTTATGATCCTGTTCAGCCTGCTTGTGTATGCTCCTTTGGCCCACATGACCTGGCATCCGGATGGTATCCTGTTTAAGATGGGTGTTCTTGATTTTGCCGGTGGTACGGTTGTACACATGTCGGCCGGTTGGGCTGCGCTCGCTGGTGCCCTGTATCTGAAGCGTCGGAAGTCGCACCTGGAAGCCAGCTATTTTCCACCAGCTAACATCCCATTCGTACTGTTAGGTACAGGTTTGCTGTGGTTCGGCTGGTTTGGTTTCAACGCGGGTTCGGCAGTTGCTGCTTCGCCATTGGCTGCTTCGGCTTTTGCTACCACAAACACGGCTGCTGCGTCTGCTGGTCTTGCCTGGGTTCTGTTCGATGCGGCTAAAGGAAAGAAAGTATCAGCCCTTGGCTTCTGTATCGGCGCCGTGGTTGGTCTGGTTGCCATCACACCAGCCGCTGGTTTTGTAACTATCCCAACCGCTATTTTCATTGGTACGATTGCCTCCATAATTTCGAACTACGTGGCTCACCTGCGGTCAAAATCAACGCTTGACGATACGCTTGATGTATTCCCCTGCCACGGTGTTGGTGGTATGGTTGGTATGGTCATGACGGGTATCTTCGCGAGCAAAGGCATAAACTCAGCGGTTGTTGATGAAGGGCTGGCGTTTGGTCAAACCAAACTGTTCATCACGCACATGATCGCCCTGATTGGCGTATCGGTCTTTGCCTTCGTAATGTCGTATGCACTGCTGAAAATAACTGATCTGATTCTGCCCCTTCGTGTAACCGAAGAAGATGAGAAACTAGGTCTGGACGTAAGCCAGCACGACGAGTTCCTCATTGAAGCATAG
- a CDS encoding protein of unknown function DUF1304 (PFAM: protein of unknown function DUF1304~KEGG: mms:mma_1696 hypothetical protein), producing the protein MKLIAELLIGFVALEHLYILWLEMFAWTTQGKKTFKSFPPDLFEKTKSLAANQGLYNGFLAAGLVWSLLIEDAAWRINVAYFFLGCVIVAGLFGALTAQRSIFFVQALPAILALLALAFA; encoded by the coding sequence ATGAAACTAATTGCTGAACTACTTATTGGCTTTGTAGCTCTCGAACACCTGTATATACTGTGGCTGGAAATGTTTGCCTGGACAACGCAGGGAAAAAAAACGTTTAAATCATTCCCTCCTGATCTGTTCGAAAAAACAAAATCCCTCGCAGCTAATCAAGGGCTTTATAACGGCTTTTTGGCAGCTGGCTTAGTCTGGTCCTTACTTATAGAAGATGCTGCCTGGCGTATAAACGTCGCTTATTTTTTTCTGGGCTGTGTTATTGTTGCCGGTTTATTTGGTGCGCTCACGGCCCAACGTTCTATATTTTTTGTACAGGCACTTCCAGCCATACTGGCCCTGCTCGCGCTGGCGTTTGCTTAA